The sequence GGAATCGTATCCCCGGCCCGTGCCGCGGTCAAGGCCGCCTTGGGCGCCTGAGGACGGCCCCGGAGTGTTCCGTGCGGGAAGGCGCTCTTTCTTGACAGAGCGAGAAGCGATCTCGATAATCCCCCTTGTCTTCCGTTCGGAACTCGCCCAGACCGGGATCCCCGAATCCCCGCGAAACGGAACCGGTGCGGTCCAAGTTCCCTCGGAATGAGGAACACGAGATGCGCGGTACCGCAGGCCTCGTTCTTCTCTCGATCCTCCTGCTCGCCGGCTCCACGGCGGGGGCAGCCGGGCTGATCGGCCTCCCGGCCGTCGCGGCGGATTCGCTTGCCAGGCCCGCCGGCGGGCGGGTGCGGCCGATACTTGAAGGGTCGATTTCCGCGGACGGCTACGTTCTGGGGCCCGGGGACGAGCTGGAGATCGGGTTCTGGAAGGAGATGGACCGAAGGTGGATCGTTCGGATCGAACCGGAGGGCTTCGCGCTCATACGGCCCGTCGGTCCGATCGAGCTCGCGGGTCTCACTCTCCTGGACGCGAAGACGAAGATTCGCGAGGCCCTCGCCCACTACTATCGCGAAGAGGATCTCTCCGTCTCGCTCAACTCTCTTCGCTCGTTCATCGTCCACGTGGTGGGGAACGTCTCTAGTCCGGGCCCCAAGGAGGCGATCGCGACGCAAAGAGTATCCGAGGCGATCGAGGCCGCCGGGGGTCTGTCCGAAGCCGCCTCCACACGGAACATCTTGGTGCGCCGACGGGATGGGGGCTTCCAGAGGGCGGATCTCATCGCCTACCGGAACACCGGGGATCTATCGAAGAACCCGTTCATGAGGGATGGGGACGTGATCGAGGTTCCCGTCGCCACGCGCCGGGTCAGCGTCTACGGGGCGGTGGGAAGGCCGGGCATCTACGAGCTCGTGGAGGGGGAGACGGTCGGCGACCTCGTGGAGGTCTCAGGTGGTGTGTTGCAGGGGCTGGACTCGTCGTCGGTCGAGCTGCAGCGCTTTCTCGCCAAGCAACCCGACAGCTCTCGGGGGATCTTTCTCACGCTCGATGACGCGTTGAGGACCGGGCCGTCGGGGTTCCGGCTGGAAAACGGGG is a genomic window of Candidatus Eisenbacteria bacterium containing:
- a CDS encoding SLBB domain-containing protein translates to MRGTAGLVLLSILLLAGSTAGAAGLIGLPAVAADSLARPAGGRVRPILEGSISADGYVLGPGDELEIGFWKEMDRRWIVRIEPEGFALIRPVGPIELAGLTLLDAKTKIREALAHYYREEDLSVSLNSLRSFIVHVVGNVSSPGPKEAIATQRVSEAIEAAGGLSEAASTRNILVRRRDGGFQRADLIAYRNTGDLSKNPFMRDGDVIEVPVATRRVSVYGAVGRPGIYELVEGETVGDLVEVSGGVLQGLDSSSVELQRFLAKQPDSSRGIFLTLDDALRTGPSGFRLENGDRVFFRSLRDWQRDAGVELQGEFSRPGRYVIREGRDRVLDVLDRAGGFTARAAPEEAKLLRTLFESGGSGVDKEVRFLVDQQPEKLTPEDYEFLKTFFREDYSRLVIDLEGLFVRGDSTQNHFLRDGDVVVLPTRVYVVRVSGRVVSPGLVSFQPGRAYREYIDAAGGFDRTADKGKVRLIKKRSGARLKPGSRSEIESGDMIWVPPKEERDWWQITRETFALAAQVATIYLVIDRTQ